The Methylomusa anaerophila genome has a segment encoding these proteins:
- the hpsG gene encoding (2S)-3-sulfopropanediol dehydratase, giving the protein MSPGSTVLSPQEKRIQAEWQGSNPAPDRARVYAILNSFKGARPRIDIERARYFTESFRRTEGEPLVLRWAKALQHIAENITVYIDEHQLLAGRVGQPGRHGILYPELDGDFLDTALEELPKRGASPFDIASRDAGIVISRIAPYWKGKTFHENLAKALPATTIKLTYDPENVLNSRFIVNETASFRSSIQWVHDYEKVLKKGFKGLREDADARLAALDPLSPVDNTEKAPFLQAVIIVCDAIVIWARRHAKLAAELAEAEGDCQRKAELLDIARLCQRVPENPARTFHEALQAQWFTQLFSRLEQKTGTIISNGRMDQYLFSYYAQDLAAGRITPRQATELLECMWVGMAQFVDLYISPTGGAFNEGYAHWEAVTVGGQTPDGRDASNELTYLFLQSKRDFPLNYPDLAARIHARAPERYLYEVADTIKDGSGFPKLINDEEVIPLLLAKGAGLEEAYDYAVSGCSECRMPNRDTYTSPCAYINFAAALEMTLYNGKMQRYGDETIGLTTGDPRTFTTWEDFWQAYLSQQTNFLKHAFIQQHTIIRLRPRHFAVPLASALHDLCMDSCRDLHSPVIPGGIDLGYFEFIGYGTVVDSLSAVKKLVYEEQRLTMDQLLTALANNFTGSEIVRQWLLRAPKYGNNDPYADDIAKAVDLEALRFARKYSQELGVHLDLRYVPFTSHVPFGKVVSATPNGREAWTPLADGSSASHGADGHGPTAVLLSNFNSKNYNYRERAARLLNIKLSPACVAGESGTARLVAFIRTWCDLKLWHLQFNIINKATLLAAQKEPDKYRDLLVRVAGYSAYFTDLSPDLQNDMIARTEHDQV; this is encoded by the coding sequence ATGTCGCCAGGCAGCACGGTACTGTCGCCGCAGGAAAAACGAATTCAGGCCGAATGGCAAGGCTCAAACCCCGCCCCGGACAGAGCAAGGGTGTATGCGATCTTAAACAGCTTTAAAGGTGCCCGGCCGCGGATTGATATTGAAAGAGCCCGCTATTTTACCGAATCATTCCGCCGGACGGAAGGCGAGCCTTTGGTACTTCGCTGGGCTAAGGCCTTACAGCATATTGCCGAGAACATCACGGTCTACATTGACGAGCATCAGCTCCTGGCCGGCCGGGTGGGCCAGCCTGGCCGCCACGGCATTCTCTACCCGGAACTGGACGGCGATTTTCTCGATACCGCACTGGAAGAGCTGCCGAAACGGGGGGCTTCGCCTTTCGATATCGCCAGCCGGGACGCCGGGATTGTAATCAGCCGGATCGCTCCCTACTGGAAAGGCAAAACCTTTCATGAAAACCTGGCCAAGGCCCTGCCGGCCACGACTATTAAGCTGACCTATGATCCGGAGAATGTTTTAAACTCCCGCTTTATCGTCAATGAGACGGCCTCTTTCCGTTCGTCTATCCAATGGGTCCATGATTATGAGAAAGTACTGAAAAAGGGCTTTAAAGGACTGCGGGAAGACGCCGACGCCCGGCTGGCCGCCTTAGACCCTTTAAGTCCGGTGGACAACACCGAGAAGGCGCCGTTTCTGCAAGCCGTCATTATTGTGTGCGACGCCATTGTTATCTGGGCGCGGCGGCATGCCAAACTGGCGGCCGAGCTGGCGGAAGCGGAAGGCGACTGCCAACGCAAAGCCGAATTATTGGATATTGCCAGGCTATGCCAGCGGGTGCCGGAAAATCCGGCCCGCACCTTCCACGAAGCCCTGCAGGCGCAATGGTTTACCCAGTTGTTCTCCCGGCTGGAACAGAAGACCGGCACCATTATTTCCAACGGCCGCATGGATCAGTACTTATTTTCCTACTATGCCCAGGACCTGGCGGCAGGCCGTATCACCCCCCGGCAGGCCACCGAATTGCTGGAATGCATGTGGGTGGGGATGGCGCAGTTTGTTGATCTGTATATTTCGCCCACCGGCGGGGCCTTTAATGAAGGCTATGCCCACTGGGAGGCTGTTACCGTCGGCGGCCAGACCCCTGACGGCCGGGATGCCAGCAACGAATTGACCTACCTGTTCCTGCAGTCCAAACGGGATTTTCCCTTAAATTATCCCGATCTGGCGGCCCGCATTCACGCCCGCGCCCCGGAGCGGTATTTGTACGAAGTGGCTGATACCATCAAGGACGGCTCGGGTTTTCCCAAGCTCATCAACGATGAAGAGGTCATTCCGCTGCTGCTGGCCAAAGGGGCCGGCCTGGAGGAAGCCTATGACTATGCGGTTTCGGGCTGTTCGGAATGCCGGATGCCCAACCGGGATACCTATACCAGCCCCTGCGCCTACATTAATTTTGCCGCCGCCCTGGAGATGACACTATATAACGGCAAAATGCAGCGGTACGGCGACGAGACCATCGGCCTTACCACCGGCGACCCGCGCACCTTTACCACCTGGGAGGATTTCTGGCAGGCCTATCTTAGCCAGCAGACCAACTTCCTGAAGCATGCTTTTATTCAGCAGCACACCATCATCCGGCTGCGGCCCCGGCATTTTGCTGTGCCTTTGGCCTCGGCGCTGCATGATTTATGCATGGACAGCTGCCGCGACCTGCATTCGCCGGTTATTCCGGGCGGCATTGATCTGGGGTATTTTGAGTTTATCGGTTACGGGACGGTGGTGGACTCGCTGTCTGCCGTCAAGAAGCTGGTTTACGAGGAACAGCGGCTGACCATGGACCAGTTACTGACGGCCCTGGCCAACAATTTTACAGGCAGCGAGATTGTCCGGCAATGGCTGCTGCGGGCGCCCAAGTACGGAAACAATGATCCCTACGCCGACGACATTGCCAAAGCGGTTGACCTGGAGGCATTGCGCTTTGCCAGAAAATACTCGCAGGAACTGGGAGTCCACTTGGATTTGCGGTATGTACCGTTTACCTCCCATGTGCCGTTTGGCAAAGTGGTCAGCGCCACGCCCAACGGACGGGAGGCATGGACACCGCTGGCCGACGGCTCGTCGGCCTCCCACGGCGCCGATGGGCACGGGCCGACCGCCGTCTTATTGTCCAATTTTAATTCGAAAAACTATAACTACCGGGAACGGGCGGCGCGGCTCTTAAACATCAAACTGAGTCCGGCCTGCGTGGCCGGCGAGAGCGGCACAGCCCGACTGGTAGCCTTTATCAGGACCTGGTGTGACTTAAAACTGTGGCATCTGCAGTTTAATATCATCAATAAGGCAACCTTGCTGGCGGCGCAAAAGGAACCGGACAAGTACCGGGATCTGCTGGTCAGGGTGGCCGGGTACAGCGCCTATTTCACCGACCTGTCGCCCGATCTGCAAAACGATATGATCGCCCGCACCGAGCACGACCAGGTTTAA
- a CDS encoding ABC transporter substrate-binding protein, whose amino-acid sequence MDKKKLTVLLLVLFAIGILAAGCASNGAKPAAGEKKAEKPQEIHVAYQNSSIIILLAKAKGMYDEEFAKDGVAIKYDLYLSGPPMIEAFAGGRADFAHTGDMPPVSARSAGVDIKVISRAGYTPAGNALLIRPDAPYKGVSELKGKKIAVQVGSSAHHFLILLLQKNGVNPNDVDIVNLPASDHQAALETNNVAAVATWEPWTSVLENAKAGKVLEDSSSGVKRYIGVFLARNEFAQKYPEYTERILKVNEKAAEFMKKNPDEALELIAKESKLPVSAISRIVKDSNWDSQIVPEDIAALQQVKDFLKETKVLKKDFDINELFDDTYYKKIKQ is encoded by the coding sequence ATGGATAAGAAAAAACTGACAGTATTGCTTCTGGTATTATTTGCAATCGGTATTTTAGCAGCAGGCTGCGCCAGCAACGGCGCCAAACCGGCCGCCGGAGAAAAAAAGGCGGAAAAACCGCAAGAGATTCATGTAGCCTATCAAAACTCCAGTATTATTATTTTGCTGGCCAAAGCCAAGGGTATGTATGATGAGGAATTCGCCAAAGACGGGGTAGCGATAAAATACGACCTCTATCTGTCCGGGCCGCCCATGATTGAAGCCTTTGCCGGCGGCCGCGCCGACTTCGCCCATACCGGCGATATGCCGCCTGTATCGGCCCGTTCGGCCGGTGTGGATATTAAGGTCATCAGCCGCGCCGGCTATACTCCCGCCGGCAATGCCCTGCTGATCCGGCCGGATGCCCCTTATAAAGGGGTAAGCGAGCTGAAAGGCAAAAAGATCGCGGTGCAGGTTGGTTCAAGCGCCCATCATTTCTTGATTCTCTTACTGCAGAAAAATGGTGTGAATCCTAATGACGTCGATATCGTCAACCTGCCGGCCAGCGATCATCAGGCCGCGCTGGAGACCAATAATGTCGCTGCGGTTGCCACCTGGGAACCGTGGACTTCCGTTTTGGAGAATGCCAAGGCCGGCAAGGTTCTGGAAGATTCCTCCAGCGGGGTTAAACGGTATATCGGGGTATTCCTGGCTCGCAATGAGTTTGCCCAAAAGTACCCGGAGTACACCGAACGGATCCTTAAAGTCAACGAGAAAGCCGCCGAATTCATGAAAAAGAACCCGGATGAAGCGCTGGAGCTGATTGCCAAGGAAAGCAAACTGCCGGTATCGGCGATTTCCCGTATCGTAAAGGACTCTAACTGGGATTCGCAGATTGTGCCGGAAGATATTGCCGCGCTGCAGCAGGTCAAAGACTTCCTCAAAGAAACCAAGGTGCTGAAGAAAGACTTTGATATCAATGAATTATTTGACGATACTTATTATAAAAAGATCAAGCAATAG
- the hpsG gene encoding (2S)-3-sulfopropanediol dehydratase translates to MALATALLSPQEQRLEDERQGRHQAAGRPRPYAIFNAIKGTKPIIDIERAKYFTASFKTTEGQPLILRWAKALKHIAGNITVYIDDRQLLASRAGCPGRYGLIYPELDGCFLGKVAELTNRVESPFSISEEDLRCIEQEIAPYWQGRTFYEDLARSLPPDVLRVTYDPDEITKSRYIVNETATMRSALQWVHDFEKVLQKGFKAIRQEAEERLAALDLFDPQDALEKAPFLEAVILVADAIVIWAKRHAALAARLAATEVDPQRKAELQALTAICEWVPENPARTFHEAVQAQWFTQMFSRLEQKTGATISNGRMDQYFYPFYRADVEQGRLDAEGAKELLECMWVGMAQYMDLYVSPAGACFNEAYAHWEAVTIGGQDENGEDATNELTYLFLESKREFPINYPDLAARVHARSPGRYLYEIAETVKEGSGFPKLINDEEVIPLLVAKGAAFREANTYAVSGCTEVRMPNRDTYTSPCAYVNIAAALELVLYNGRMKIYGPEFLTLATGELDSLATWEDFWQAYLTQQTYLLKQAFKQQYLVNSLREKHFAAPLGSTLHDQCQKQYKDLHAAQIAGGIDLGYFDIIGYGTVVDSLAAIKKLVYEDRKLSLAELFAALDNNFAGYEATRQLLLNAPRYGNNDPYADGLAKSIDLAALEFTHKYSRTIGASLDLRYVPVTSHVPFGKVVGATANGRKAGTALSDGSSASHGADTKGPTAVLMSNANSKNLGYKERAARLLNIKLSPACVQGEAGTDKITAFIRSWCDLKLWHLQFNIINKETLLAAQKDPDKYRNLLVRVAGYSAYFIDLSPDLQNDVIARTEHSL, encoded by the coding sequence ATGGCATTAGCCACTGCTCTTTTATCACCGCAGGAACAACGGCTTGAGGACGAACGGCAAGGCCGGCACCAGGCTGCCGGCAGGCCGCGACCGTACGCAATTTTCAATGCCATTAAAGGCACGAAGCCAATCATCGATATCGAACGCGCCAAGTATTTCACCGCATCCTTTAAAACCACCGAAGGTCAGCCGCTCATTCTGCGCTGGGCCAAGGCATTGAAGCACATTGCCGGGAACATCACCGTATATATTGACGACCGGCAGTTGCTGGCCAGCCGGGCGGGGTGCCCGGGCCGGTACGGACTCATCTATCCGGAACTGGACGGCTGCTTTTTAGGCAAAGTTGCCGAACTGACCAATCGTGTTGAATCGCCCTTTTCCATCAGCGAGGAGGATTTACGCTGCATCGAGCAGGAAATTGCCCCTTACTGGCAGGGCCGGACATTTTACGAAGATCTGGCCCGGTCGCTGCCGCCCGATGTCTTGCGGGTAACCTATGACCCGGATGAAATAACCAAATCCAGGTATATTGTGAATGAAACGGCGACCATGCGCTCGGCGCTGCAATGGGTGCATGATTTTGAAAAAGTATTGCAAAAGGGCTTTAAAGCCATCCGCCAGGAAGCCGAGGAACGGCTGGCAGCGCTGGATTTGTTTGACCCGCAGGACGCCCTGGAGAAAGCGCCTTTTCTGGAGGCCGTTATTCTGGTGGCGGACGCCATTGTGATATGGGCCAAGCGCCATGCCGCGCTGGCCGCCAGGCTGGCCGCAACTGAAGTTGATCCGCAGCGAAAAGCCGAGCTCCAGGCGCTGACCGCAATCTGCGAGTGGGTGCCGGAGAATCCGGCCCGGACTTTCCACGAAGCCGTCCAGGCCCAATGGTTTACCCAAATGTTTTCCCGGCTGGAGCAAAAGACCGGGGCCACCATTTCCAACGGGCGGATGGATCAGTACTTTTATCCGTTCTACAGGGCCGATGTTGAGCAGGGCCGGCTGGACGCCGAGGGCGCCAAGGAACTGCTGGAATGCATGTGGGTCGGCATGGCCCAGTATATGGATCTGTATGTCAGTCCCGCCGGGGCCTGCTTCAATGAAGCGTATGCCCACTGGGAGGCGGTGACTATTGGCGGCCAGGATGAGAACGGCGAGGATGCCACCAATGAGCTGACCTATTTGTTCCTGGAATCCAAACGCGAATTCCCCATCAACTATCCCGATCTGGCGGCCCGGGTTCACGCCCGCTCGCCGGGACGCTACCTGTATGAAATCGCCGAGACGGTAAAGGAAGGCTCCGGCTTTCCCAAACTGATCAACGATGAAGAGGTCATCCCGCTACTGGTCGCCAAAGGCGCCGCTTTCCGGGAGGCCAATACCTATGCCGTCTCCGGCTGCACCGAGGTCAGGATGCCCAACCGCGATACCTATACCAGTCCCTGCGCCTATGTTAATATCGCAGCGGCCCTGGAACTGGTCCTGTACAACGGCCGCATGAAGATCTACGGCCCCGAATTCTTGACGCTCGCCACCGGCGAACTGGACAGCCTGGCAACCTGGGAGGATTTCTGGCAGGCCTATCTTACCCAGCAGACCTATCTGCTGAAGCAGGCTTTCAAACAGCAGTATCTTGTCAACAGCCTGCGGGAAAAGCATTTTGCCGCGCCCCTGGGCTCCACCCTGCACGACCAGTGCCAAAAGCAGTACAAGGATCTGCATGCGGCCCAAATCGCGGGCGGCATTGACCTGGGCTATTTTGACATTATCGGCTACGGCACGGTGGTGGATTCACTGGCCGCCATTAAAAAACTGGTGTATGAAGACCGGAAACTATCCCTGGCGGAACTGTTTGCCGCCCTGGATAATAATTTCGCGGGCTATGAGGCCACCCGGCAATTGCTGTTAAACGCTCCCCGCTATGGCAATAACGACCCTTACGCCGACGGGCTGGCCAAAAGCATTGATCTGGCGGCGCTGGAATTTACCCATAAATATTCCCGGACCATTGGCGCCAGTCTGGATCTAAGGTATGTGCCGGTCACTTCCCATGTGCCTTTCGGCAAGGTGGTCGGGGCGACGGCCAACGGCCGCAAGGCCGGGACGGCCCTGTCCGACGGTTCGTCGGCCTCCCATGGCGCCGATACCAAGGGCCCGACCGCCGTACTAATGTCCAACGCCAATTCCAAAAATCTGGGCTATAAAGAACGAGCCGCCCGGCTCTTAAATATCAAATTAAGCCCGGCGTGCGTGCAGGGTGAGGCGGGTACCGACAAAATTACCGCCTTCATCCGCAGCTGGTGTGATTTAAAACTCTGGCATTTGCAGTTTAATATCATCAACAAGGAGACACTGCTGGCGGCACAGAAAGACCCGGACAAATACCGGAACCTGCTGGTGCGGGTGGCCGGCTACAGCGCCTACTTCATCGATCTTTCCCCTGATCTGCAGAATGACGTGATTGCCAGGACCGAGCACAGCCTGTAG
- a CDS encoding ABC transporter permease, with amino-acid sequence MKKIVLWLQENYLALVAPVILLAIWEAAGKYGLIRTNLLPRPSAIAETLLELLKSGELLVHLGTSILRVAEGFIIGAALGVLVGVQVALVKKLRIAVSLIFGILRPIPVIAWIPVLILWMGIDEASKITVIAIGSFWTVLVSVVQGIRNVDKKYLEVATILEKDHITLLTKVILPAALPSIFTGVRVGIDVAWRSVVAAELIAAASGIGYMIMYARELSQIDVVLVGVLSIGFTGIIIDQLLRLLEKRLLRWNINLHDS; translated from the coding sequence ATGAAAAAAATTGTTTTGTGGCTGCAGGAAAACTATCTTGCACTCGTGGCGCCGGTTATTTTGCTGGCTATCTGGGAGGCCGCCGGTAAATACGGTTTAATCCGGACCAACCTGCTGCCACGGCCTTCTGCCATTGCCGAGACTCTGCTGGAATTATTGAAATCCGGTGAACTGCTTGTCCATCTGGGGACAAGTATTCTGCGGGTGGCCGAAGGCTTTATTATCGGGGCGGCACTGGGCGTACTGGTGGGTGTCCAGGTAGCGCTGGTGAAAAAACTGCGGATTGCCGTCAGTCTGATCTTTGGGATACTGCGGCCCATTCCCGTAATTGCCTGGATTCCGGTACTTATTCTCTGGATGGGGATCGACGAGGCCTCCAAGATTACCGTTATTGCCATCGGCAGCTTTTGGACGGTACTGGTAAGCGTGGTCCAGGGCATCCGCAATGTGGACAAAAAATACCTGGAAGTAGCCACCATCCTGGAAAAAGATCATATAACACTGCTGACCAAAGTGATTCTGCCGGCGGCGCTGCCGTCGATCTTTACCGGGGTTCGCGTCGGCATTGACGTGGCCTGGCGCAGCGTGGTGGCGGCCGAACTGATTGCCGCCGCGTCAGGGATTGGTTACATGATTATGTATGCCCGGGAATTGTCGCAAATCGATGTTGTGTTAGTGGGCGTACTTTCCATCGGCTTTACCGGCATCATTATTGATCAGCTGCTGCGGCTGCTGGAAAAGCGTTTGTTGAGATGGAACATAAATCTGCATGATTCCTAG
- a CDS encoding ABC transporter ATP-binding protein: MSITATTPQTLTITNLNKTFQIAGKPVPVLKDINLTVKPGEFISIIGPSGCGKSTLLRLVVGLERGFTGEIRLGENLIQGPGVNRGMVFQEARLYPWLTVAENVAFGLGNGPSKAEKQRIVQEHLELVGLAGFVNAYPHQLSGGMQQRVSIARALVNRPQVLLLDEPFGALDAMTRINMQQEIIRIWQAEKTTILLVTHDIDEAIFLGDRVVVMSKLPATAKSIIPVDLLRPRDRNSFDFVRIRKTIYSEFFADVEVPFAYSI, encoded by the coding sequence ATGAGCATCACTGCGACAACACCACAAACGCTCACCATCACTAATTTGAATAAAACCTTCCAAATTGCGGGTAAGCCGGTCCCGGTTCTCAAAGATATCAATCTGACGGTAAAGCCGGGCGAGTTTATCAGTATTATCGGTCCCAGCGGCTGCGGCAAAAGTACGCTGCTCCGGCTGGTTGTCGGTCTGGAGCGGGGCTTTACCGGCGAAATCCGCCTGGGTGAGAACTTAATTCAGGGACCGGGCGTCAACCGGGGCATGGTTTTTCAGGAAGCCCGGCTGTATCCCTGGCTGACGGTGGCCGAGAATGTGGCCTTTGGCCTGGGTAACGGGCCCAGCAAGGCGGAAAAGCAGCGTATTGTGCAGGAACATCTGGAACTGGTGGGGCTGGCCGGCTTTGTCAATGCCTATCCGCACCAGTTATCCGGCGGCATGCAGCAGCGGGTCAGCATCGCCCGGGCCTTGGTCAACCGGCCGCAGGTGCTGCTCCTGGATGAACCCTTTGGCGCTCTCGATGCCATGACCCGGATCAATATGCAGCAGGAAATTATCCGCATCTGGCAAGCCGAGAAGACCACCATTCTCCTGGTTACCCATGACATTGACGAAGCCATTTTCCTGGGGGACCGGGTGGTGGTCATGTCGAAACTGCCGGCAACGGCTAAATCCATTATCCCGGTTGATTTGCTCCGGCCGCGGGACCGGAACAGCTTTGATTTTGTAAGAATCCGCAAGACCATTTACTCCGAATTTTTCGCCGACGTCGAAGTGCCGTTTGCCTACAGTATCTAA
- the hpsH gene encoding (2S)-3-sulfopropanediol dehydratase activating enzyme, translating to MEANHQHAGYVFNIQQFSVHDGPGIRTMVFLKGCPLRCRWCSNPESQDTRPELAYNPNKCIGLAACGSCLKACPHKAIRPADNDKPAVDREVCRRCFNCTTACPTTALHTFGQLMTVDDILAVVESDNVFYSRSGGGLTVSGGEPLLQGDFTLALLKEAKRRRLNTAMETSGYAHWQTLAEACRYLNTLIYDIKCLDAGRHRTHTRLPNQLILENFNKVTAAFPDLPVLVRTPVIPGFNDTEADIAAISDFLKGRAGVSYELLPYHRLGQQKYEFLGIEYPLGGTSLNEATLARLQAVKNQKQY from the coding sequence ATGGAAGCCAATCACCAACATGCAGGTTATGTATTTAACATTCAGCAATTTTCGGTCCATGATGGCCCGGGGATCAGAACCATGGTGTTTCTTAAAGGCTGCCCGCTTAGGTGCCGCTGGTGCAGTAACCCGGAATCCCAGGATACCAGGCCGGAGCTGGCTTATAACCCGAACAAATGCATCGGACTTGCCGCTTGCGGCAGTTGTCTCAAGGCTTGTCCGCATAAGGCGATTAGACCGGCGGACAATGACAAGCCGGCGGTGGACAGGGAGGTCTGCCGGCGGTGTTTCAACTGTACGACGGCGTGTCCGACCACGGCGCTGCACACCTTCGGCCAGTTGATGACTGTTGACGATATTTTAGCGGTGGTGGAAAGCGATAATGTCTTTTATTCCCGGTCGGGCGGGGGTCTGACGGTGAGCGGCGGCGAACCGCTGCTGCAGGGCGATTTCACGCTGGCCTTGCTTAAGGAGGCCAAACGCCGCCGGCTGAACACCGCCATGGAAACCAGCGGCTATGCCCACTGGCAGACGCTGGCAGAGGCATGCCGCTATCTCAACACCTTGATCTATGATATTAAATGTCTGGATGCCGGCCGGCACCGGACCCATACCCGGCTGCCCAACCAGCTCATTCTGGAAAACTTCAACAAAGTGACCGCCGCCTTTCCCGACCTGCCGGTGCTGGTCAGGACACCGGTAATCCCCGGTTTTAATGATACCGAGGCCGACATTGCGGCGATCAGCGACTTCCTTAAGGGACGGGCTGGCGTCAGCTACGAGCTGCTGCCCTATCACCGTCTGGGACAGCAAAAATACGAGTTCCTGGGAATAGAGTACCCGCTGGGCGGGACAAGTCTGAACGAGGCTACGCTGGCGCGGCTGCAGGCGGTAAAAAACCAGAAACAGTATTGA
- a CDS encoding 4Fe-4S dicluster domain-containing protein, whose product MACEPKQGAYQVEVDGQGCKACGYCREVCPREVFGQADYFNDKGYKPVQATAPENCIGCRRCFFACPDFAINIAKRPVKEDCHEKSI is encoded by the coding sequence ATGGCTTGTGAACCAAAACAAGGCGCCTATCAGGTAGAGGTCGACGGGCAGGGCTGCAAAGCCTGCGGCTATTGCCGGGAAGTCTGCCCCCGAGAGGTATTCGGCCAGGCCGATTATTTCAATGACAAAGGCTATAAGCCGGTGCAGGCTACCGCGCCGGAAAACTGTATCGGTTGCCGGCGGTGTTTTTTCGCCTGTCCGGATTTTGCCATCAATATCGCGAAGCGACCGGTAAAGGAGGATTGTCATGAAAAGAGTATTTGA
- a CDS encoding AMP-binding protein: MEFESLAQLLAYRAANDRERIFLSSPEQQLDVTYGAFYQTAREFAQYLADQGLQPKARVALLLENGLNWVVAFWGVLLAGGVVVPLNPKYKPAETAGLLTQAAVRLIVADEAGAQALPPGLGGAGAGHYLADSCSVEALLVVPLLPPQPAPAAAIAAPKAEDEALVLFTSGSTGIPKGVVLTHGNLLAEAGFIRQGHRLTAQDIVLCILPFFHINGLVITQITPVLSGGRAVVPRKFSARQFWQWVTRYQITWFSGVPTILSILLSKTTTTTTADTPSTSLRFARSASSSLPVAILTEFEKRFKVPVIEAYGLSEAGSQVATNPLPPAVRKAGSVGLPAGNALRVVDEHGRPVPAGVAGEVVLQGANVTRGYLNNPVANRESFKDGWFYTGDLGYFDEDGYLFLTGRRKELINRAGEKISPREVDEVLYQLAGIEVAAAVGVPDKLFGEEIVAFVQLRPGAELSTDTVVAHCKQCLADFKVPKNIVCINDFPKGPNGKIQRRKLVELYQQLTAATEV, encoded by the coding sequence GTGGAGTTTGAATCCTTGGCGCAACTGCTAGCTTATCGCGCTGCCAACGACCGGGAGCGCATTTTTTTATCATCACCTGAACAACAGCTTGACGTAACCTACGGCGCTTTTTATCAGACCGCCCGTGAATTTGCGCAGTACTTGGCGGACCAGGGCCTGCAGCCAAAAGCACGGGTGGCTTTGCTGCTGGAAAACGGTTTGAACTGGGTGGTGGCTTTCTGGGGCGTTTTGCTGGCCGGCGGCGTTGTTGTGCCGCTTAATCCGAAGTACAAACCGGCGGAAACAGCCGGCCTGCTGACCCAGGCCGCTGTCCGGCTGATTGTCGCCGACGAGGCCGGAGCCCAGGCATTGCCGCCCGGTCTTGGCGGCGCCGGGGCCGGGCATTATCTGGCCGATAGCTGTTCAGTGGAAGCGCTGCTGGTTGTCCCGCTGTTGCCGCCGCAGCCCGCGCCGGCAGCGGCAATCGCCGCGCCGAAGGCTGAGGACGAGGCCCTGGTGCTGTTTACCTCCGGGTCAACCGGTATTCCCAAAGGCGTAGTGCTCACCCATGGCAACTTGCTGGCCGAGGCCGGCTTTATCCGGCAGGGGCACCGCTTAACCGCGCAGGATATTGTTTTGTGCATCTTGCCGTTTTTTCACATCAACGGCCTGGTTATCACCCAGATCACGCCGGTATTGAGCGGCGGACGGGCGGTTGTTCCCCGTAAGTTCAGTGCGCGACAGTTCTGGCAATGGGTAACCCGCTATCAGATAACCTGGTTCAGCGGCGTGCCGACCATTTTGTCCATCCTGCTTTCCAAGACCACCACGACCACCACGGCAGATACGCCGTCGACCAGTCTGCGGTTCGCCCGCTCGGCCTCCTCCTCCCTGCCTGTGGCCATTCTGACCGAGTTCGAGAAGCGGTTCAAGGTGCCGGTCATCGAAGCCTATGGCCTGTCGGAAGCCGGCAGCCAGGTGGCCACCAACCCGCTGCCGCCGGCTGTCAGAAAAGCCGGTTCCGTGGGTCTGCCGGCCGGCAATGCCCTGCGGGTTGTTGATGAACACGGCCGGCCGGTTCCGGCCGGGGTGGCCGGGGAGGTCGTCCTGCAGGGCGCCAATGTGACCCGGGGCTATCTCAATAACCCGGTAGCAAACCGGGAAAGTTTTAAAGACGGCTGGTTCTATACCGGCGACCTGGGCTATTTTGACGAAGACGGCTATCTTTTTCTGACCGGCAGGCGCAAGGAGTTAATCAACCGGGCCGGTGAGAAAATTTCGCCGCGCGAGGTGGATGAAGTCCTGTATCAATTGGCCGGGATCGAGGTGGCGGCGGCGGTTGGCGTACCCGACAAGCTGTTCGGCGAAGAAATTGTCGCCTTTGTGCAGCTGCGGCCGGGGGCCGAGTTAAGTACCGACACCGTGGTTGCCCATTGTAAACAATGCCTGGCGGATTTTAAAGTTCCGAAAAACATTGTATGTATTAATGACTTCCCCAAAGGTCCCAACGGCAAGATCCAGCGTCGCAAGCTGGTTGAACTGTATCAGCAACTTACGGCAGCCACTGAAGTCTAA